The proteins below come from a single Streptomyces tubercidicus genomic window:
- a CDS encoding helix-turn-helix transcriptional regulator has translation MRAARLIKMVLLLQTRPSMTGAELARELEVSERTVARDVLSLSEAGVPVYADRGRAGGYRLIGGYRTRLTGLGRSEAEALFLSGVPSALREMGLADAASAARLKVSAALLPELRDAATGVAQRFHLDAPAWYQEPETPALLPGIADAVWDDRRITARYLRKDTEVERELEPYGLVLKAGVWYLAARTEGDYRVYRVDRFTAVAPGDTGDTGDTGDTGDTGDTGDTGDTGDTGDTGDTGDTGDTGDTGDTGDTGDTGERFTRDTSFDLPAFWAERAAQFARSILREQVTLRLSPAGVRQLPYVTERAAAREAIAQAQAAGGPDEQGRLTVTLAVESADVAYAQLLALGPEGEILAPPELRARFTSAAHRTAALYYR, from the coding sequence ATGCGTGCTGCCCGCCTGATCAAGATGGTGCTGCTGCTCCAGACGCGGCCGTCCATGACGGGCGCCGAGCTGGCGCGAGAGCTGGAGGTCTCCGAGCGTACGGTCGCCCGCGACGTCCTCTCGCTCTCCGAGGCCGGCGTCCCGGTCTACGCCGACCGCGGCCGGGCGGGCGGCTACCGCCTCATAGGCGGGTACCGCACGCGCCTGACCGGCCTCGGCCGCAGCGAGGCGGAGGCGCTCTTCCTGTCCGGCGTGCCGAGCGCCCTCCGCGAGATGGGGCTCGCGGACGCCGCCTCCGCGGCCCGGCTGAAGGTCTCCGCCGCCCTGCTGCCGGAGCTGCGGGACGCCGCGACGGGCGTGGCCCAGCGCTTCCACCTCGACGCACCCGCCTGGTATCAGGAGCCCGAGACCCCCGCCCTGCTGCCCGGGATAGCCGACGCGGTCTGGGACGACCGCCGGATCACCGCCCGCTACCTCCGCAAGGACACCGAGGTGGAACGGGAGTTGGAGCCGTACGGCCTGGTGCTGAAGGCGGGGGTCTGGTATCTGGCGGCGCGTACGGAGGGGGACTACCGCGTCTACCGGGTCGACCGGTTCACCGCCGTGGCCCCCGGGGACACCGGGGACACCGGGGACACCGGGGACACCGGGGACACCGGGGACACCGGGGACACCGGGGACACCGGGGACACCGGGGACACCGGGGACACCGGGGACACCGGGGACACCGGGGACACCGGGGACACCGGGGACACCGGGGACACCGGGGAGCGTTTCACCCGTGACACCTCCTTCGACCTCCCGGCCTTCTGGGCGGAGCGGGCAGCACAGTTCGCCCGGTCGATCCTGCGGGAGCAGGTAACGCTGCGGCTCTCCCCGGCCGGCGTCCGCCAGCTGCCGTATGTGACCGAACGCGCGGCGGCCCGGGAGGCGATAGCGCAGGCGCAGGCCGCGGGCGGCCCCGATGAGCAGGGCCGGCTGACCGTCACCCTCGCCGTGGAGTCCGCCGACGTCGCCTACGCCCAGCTGCTGGCGCTCGGCCCGGAGGGCGAGATACTCGCGCCCCCCGAGCTGCGCGCCCGCTTCACCTCGGCCGCCCACCGGACAGCGGCCCTGTACTACCGATAG
- a CDS encoding TIGR01777 family oxidoreductase has translation MRIAITGSTGLIGTALVRSLRTGDPSGADGPTGGSGGGHDVVRLVRRAPRAADEVRWDPGRQEVDTAGLAGCEAVVHLAGAGVGDHRWTAAYKQEIRDSRVLGTRALATALAAMDTPPRVFVCGSAIGYYGDTGDRRTDESAPAGHGFLPEVCVAWEDAAKPARDAGIRTVFARTGLVVARSGGAWGRLFPVFRLGLGGRLGDGSQYWSFISLDDHIAALRHLLDTEDLSGPVNLTAPEPVTNREVTAVMGKVLNRPTLFPVPAPVLRIALGEFAGDVLGSQRVIPRRLLDSGFSFRHPRIVEAIRAAV, from the coding sequence ATGCGGATCGCGATCACCGGCTCGACCGGACTCATCGGCACGGCGCTCGTACGGTCCCTGCGCACCGGGGACCCCTCCGGGGCCGACGGGCCGACGGGAGGCTCAGGGGGCGGCCATGACGTCGTCCGGCTCGTGCGGCGGGCGCCCAGGGCCGCCGACGAGGTGCGCTGGGACCCCGGGCGCCAGGAGGTCGACACGGCTGGGCTGGCCGGCTGCGAGGCGGTGGTCCATCTGGCCGGCGCCGGAGTCGGCGACCACCGCTGGACGGCCGCCTACAAGCAGGAGATCCGCGACAGCCGGGTGCTGGGCACCCGGGCTCTCGCGACCGCCCTCGCCGCCATGGACACCCCGCCGCGCGTCTTCGTGTGCGGCAGCGCGATCGGCTACTACGGCGACACCGGCGACCGGCGTACGGACGAGAGCGCGCCGGCCGGCCACGGTTTCCTGCCGGAGGTCTGTGTGGCCTGGGAGGACGCCGCGAAACCGGCCCGGGACGCGGGGATCCGTACGGTCTTCGCCCGTACCGGTCTGGTCGTGGCGCGCTCCGGCGGCGCCTGGGGCCGGCTGTTCCCGGTCTTCCGGCTCGGCCTGGGCGGGCGGCTCGGCGACGGCAGCCAGTACTGGAGCTTCATCTCCCTGGACGACCACATCGCGGCCCTCCGCCATCTCCTGGACACCGAGGACCTGTCCGGGCCGGTCAACCTCACGGCCCCGGAACCGGTCACCAACCGCGAGGTGACCGCCGTGATGGGCAAGGTGCTCAACCGCCCCACGCTGTTCCCCGTCCCCGCGCCGGTGCTGCGGATCGCCCTCGGTGAGTTCGCCGGGGATGTGCTGGGCAGCCAGCGCGTCATCCCGCGGCGACTGCTGGACTCCGGGTTCTCCTTCCGCCACCCCCGCATCGTGGAAGCGATCCGGGCGGCCGTATAG
- a CDS encoding GntR family transcriptional regulator, translating into MTPPVVHSLREQIREHILEGIVSGRWQPGERIVERRIAVELEVSQTPVREALRELESLQLIESAPNKGVRVRNLTADDLKESYPVRAGLEQVAAELAAGRLAEHTTALEREVAALREADLTGDGEAQVRHTVAFHREIVRAAGNAVLLHTWESLGIEVWTTLSIRWFSPEPRSHAQDHQEIVDAFRRRDPKIGDLLKSHVLSCAPRV; encoded by the coding sequence ATGACCCCGCCCGTCGTCCATTCGCTGCGCGAGCAGATCCGCGAGCACATCCTTGAGGGGATCGTCAGCGGCCGCTGGCAGCCGGGTGAGCGGATCGTGGAGCGGCGGATCGCGGTGGAGCTGGAGGTCAGCCAGACGCCCGTACGGGAGGCGCTGCGTGAGCTGGAGTCGCTGCAGCTGATCGAGTCGGCGCCGAACAAGGGCGTACGGGTGCGGAATCTGACCGCCGACGACCTCAAGGAGAGCTACCCGGTGCGGGCCGGGCTGGAGCAGGTGGCCGCCGAGCTGGCGGCGGGGCGGCTGGCCGAGCACACCACGGCGCTGGAGCGGGAGGTGGCGGCGCTGCGCGAGGCGGATCTGACGGGTGACGGGGAGGCGCAGGTGCGGCACACGGTGGCCTTCCACCGGGAGATCGTGCGGGCGGCCGGGAACGCCGTCCTGCTGCACACCTGGGAGTCGCTGGGCATCGAGGTCTGGACGACGCTGTCGATCCGCTGGTTCAGCCCGGAGCCGCGCTCGCACGCCCAGGATCACCAGGAGATCGTGGACGCGTTCCGGCGGCGCGATCCGAAGATCGGTGACCTGCTCAAGTCGCATGTGCTGAGCTGCGCACCCCGGGTCTGA
- a CDS encoding DUF4240 domain-containing protein: MDETEFWELIDGSREAAEGDPEEQADALVERLLGLDPDAVVDFARHFEARYNRAYSWDLWAAASVMLGGASDDAFDYFRCWLIGQGREVFEGALHDPDQLAELVDDFDETVDGDAEELGYAADEAYEQLTGGVMPDLELPPPPREPLGGYLDFDDERTMAERFPSLWDRFRP, from the coding sequence ATGGACGAGACGGAGTTCTGGGAGCTGATCGACGGTTCCCGCGAGGCCGCTGAGGGCGACCCCGAGGAGCAGGCCGACGCACTGGTCGAGCGGCTGCTCGGGCTCGATCCGGACGCCGTCGTGGACTTCGCCCGCCACTTCGAGGCCCGCTACAACCGGGCGTACTCCTGGGACCTGTGGGCCGCCGCCTCGGTGATGCTGGGCGGCGCCAGCGATGACGCCTTCGACTACTTCCGCTGCTGGCTGATCGGCCAGGGCCGGGAGGTCTTCGAGGGCGCGCTGCACGACCCGGACCAGCTCGCCGAGCTGGTGGACGACTTCGACGAGACGGTGGACGGCGACGCCGAGGAGCTGGGCTACGCGGCCGACGAGGCGTACGAGCAGCTGACCGGCGGGGTGATGCCGGACCTGGAGCTGCCCCCGCCGCCCCGCGAACCGCTCGGCGGCTACCTGGACTTCGACGACGAGCGGACCATGGCGGAGCGCTTCCCCAGCCTCTGGGACCGCTTCCGGCCGTAG
- a CDS encoding SDR family oxidoreductase: MTGENELAGRVALVAGATRGAGRAMAVELGRAGALVYVTGRTTRERTSEVGRPTETIEQTAELVSAAGGTGIAVPTDHLDPAQVKALTERIDREQGRLDVLVNSVWGGDRLIEFDTRLWDLDLENGLRMFRLGIDTHIITSHYALPLLIRRPGGLVVEVTDGTAAFNRRYRENLCFDLTKNAPHRIAFGLAAELKEHGGTAVSLTPGFLRSEEMLDHFGVTEETWRDAVAHEPHFAIAESPALIARGLRALAADPDKARWNGQSLSSGQLAKEYDFTDTDGSRPDGFGYFEEVVFGGREATAADYR; the protein is encoded by the coding sequence GTGACCGGAGAGAACGAACTGGCGGGACGGGTGGCACTGGTGGCCGGGGCGACCCGGGGCGCGGGCCGGGCCATGGCGGTGGAACTGGGCCGGGCCGGCGCCCTGGTCTATGTGACGGGACGGACCACCAGGGAGCGGACGAGTGAGGTCGGGCGCCCCACGGAGACGATCGAGCAGACCGCGGAGCTGGTGTCCGCCGCGGGCGGCACCGGCATCGCCGTACCGACCGACCATCTCGATCCCGCCCAGGTCAAGGCGCTGACCGAGCGCATCGACCGGGAGCAGGGACGGCTGGATGTGCTGGTCAACAGCGTCTGGGGCGGCGACCGGCTGATCGAGTTCGACACCAGGCTGTGGGACCTCGATCTGGAAAACGGGCTGCGGATGTTCCGCCTCGGCATCGACACCCACATCATCACCAGCCATTACGCGCTGCCGCTGCTGATCCGGCGGCCCGGGGGCCTGGTCGTCGAAGTCACCGACGGCACCGCCGCGTTCAACCGCCGGTACCGCGAGAACCTCTGCTTCGACCTCACCAAGAACGCCCCGCACCGCATCGCCTTCGGCCTCGCCGCCGAGCTCAAGGAACACGGTGGCACGGCCGTCTCGCTCACCCCCGGCTTTCTGCGGTCCGAGGAGATGCTGGACCACTTCGGGGTGACGGAGGAGACCTGGCGCGACGCGGTCGCCCACGAACCGCACTTCGCCATCGCCGAGTCCCCGGCCCTGATCGCCCGCGGGCTGCGGGCGCTGGCCGCCGACCCGGACAAGGCGCGCTGGAACGGGCAGTCGCTCTCCAGCGGCCAGCTGGCGAAGGAGTACGACTTCACGGATACCGATGGCTCGCGGCCCGATGGGTTCGGGTACTTCGAGGAGGTGGTCTTCGGGGGGAGGGAGGCGACTGCGGCTGACTATCGGTAG
- the aceE gene encoding pyruvate dehydrogenase (acetyl-transferring), homodimeric type — protein MPDPVRLPYSQLDQLPDRDPEETSEWRDSLDAVTKAAGPHRAAYLMRRALEHTARTEGTALPSLLETDYVNTIPTSAEPAFPGDEAMEARITAWNRWNAAAMVTRGSALGLGGHIATFASAAWLYETGFQHFFRGKEGDGSGDQLYIQGHASPGVYARAFLEGRLTEDHLDRFRQEAGGEGLPSYPHPRRLPWLWEFPTVSMGLGPLSAIYQARFNRYLEHRGIKDTANSHVWAFLGDGEMDEPESTAALALAGREGLDNLTFVINCNLQRLDGPVRPNFKIVQELEAQFRAAGWNVVKSLWGRAWDEVFALDTDGALIRRLGETPDAQFQTYATRDAAYLREHFFGGNDSLRALASRLTDAQLLELFQTSRAGHEPRKVYAAYKAAVEHQGAPTVILAQTVKGYTLGAGFESRNANHQMKKLTMAEFRTMRDVLELPIPDSALEGDQVPYWRPADDSPEMVYLRERRAALDGPAPARKVVAKPLPMPADKPFDALKKGSGSQEIATTMAFVRLIKDLMRDKETGKRWVPIVPDEARTFGMESLFPTAGLYSPKGATYDPVDRDQLLWYKEAKDGQILNEGITEAGSLADFTAAATSYATHGEPMIPFYIFYSMFGWQRTADQFWALADQLGRGFVIGATAGRTTMTGEGLQHADGHSHLIASTNPAALSYDPAFAYEVAVIVKEGLRRMYGPDAEDVFYYLTVYNETKVQPAMPEGVEEGILKGLYRFNEGTRPEADSPQLQLLASGTAIHWALEAQQLLAADWGVAADVWSAPSWTELRRDALECDAARLEGEDRVPYVTRALAGAPGPVVAVSDWMRAVPDQIAPWVEQDWTSIGTDGFGLSDTREAARRHFGVDPQSVVVQALAALARRGQVKPETVKEARERYGL, from the coding sequence ATGCCCGATCCCGTGCGCCTGCCGTACAGCCAGCTCGACCAGCTCCCGGATCGCGACCCCGAGGAGACGAGCGAGTGGCGCGATTCGCTCGACGCCGTCACCAAGGCAGCGGGCCCGCATCGCGCCGCCTACCTGATGCGCCGTGCCCTGGAGCACACCGCGCGCACGGAGGGCACGGCCCTGCCGTCCCTCCTGGAGACGGACTACGTCAACACCATCCCGACCTCCGCCGAGCCCGCCTTCCCGGGCGACGAGGCGATGGAGGCCAGGATCACCGCCTGGAACCGCTGGAACGCCGCCGCGATGGTCACCCGCGGCTCCGCGCTGGGCCTCGGCGGCCATATCGCCACCTTCGCCTCGGCGGCCTGGCTCTACGAGACCGGCTTCCAGCACTTCTTCCGCGGCAAGGAAGGCGACGGCAGCGGCGACCAGCTGTATATCCAGGGCCACGCCTCCCCCGGCGTCTACGCCCGCGCCTTCCTCGAAGGCCGCCTCACCGAGGACCACCTCGACCGCTTCCGCCAGGAGGCCGGCGGCGAGGGCCTGCCCTCCTACCCGCACCCGCGGCGGCTGCCCTGGCTGTGGGAGTTCCCCACCGTCTCCATGGGGCTCGGCCCGCTCTCCGCGATCTACCAGGCGCGCTTCAACCGCTACCTGGAGCACCGCGGCATCAAGGACACCGCCAACTCCCACGTCTGGGCCTTCCTGGGCGACGGCGAGATGGACGAGCCCGAGTCGACCGCCGCCCTGGCGCTGGCCGGCCGCGAGGGCCTGGACAACCTGACCTTCGTCATCAACTGCAACCTGCAGCGGCTCGACGGACCGGTCCGCCCCAACTTCAAGATCGTGCAGGAGCTGGAGGCCCAGTTCCGCGCGGCCGGCTGGAACGTCGTCAAGTCGCTGTGGGGCCGCGCCTGGGACGAGGTCTTCGCGCTCGACACCGACGGTGCCCTGATCCGCCGCCTCGGCGAGACCCCCGACGCACAGTTCCAGACGTACGCCACCCGCGACGCCGCCTACCTGCGCGAGCACTTCTTCGGCGGCAACGACTCGCTGCGCGCGCTCGCCAGCCGTCTGACCGACGCCCAGCTGCTGGAGCTGTTCCAGACCTCCCGGGCCGGCCACGAACCGCGCAAGGTGTACGCCGCCTACAAGGCCGCCGTCGAGCACCAGGGCGCGCCGACCGTCATCCTGGCGCAGACCGTCAAGGGCTACACCCTCGGCGCGGGCTTCGAGTCCCGTAACGCCAACCACCAGATGAAGAAGCTCACCATGGCGGAGTTCCGCACCATGCGTGACGTGCTCGAACTCCCCATCCCGGACAGCGCGCTGGAGGGCGACCAGGTGCCGTACTGGCGCCCGGCCGACGACTCCCCCGAGATGGTCTACCTGCGCGAACGGCGCGCCGCCCTCGACGGCCCGGCCCCCGCCCGCAAGGTCGTCGCCAAGCCGCTGCCGATGCCCGCCGACAAGCCCTTCGACGCGCTCAAGAAGGGCTCCGGCAGCCAGGAGATCGCCACCACCATGGCGTTCGTCCGGCTGATCAAGGACCTGATGCGGGACAAGGAGACCGGTAAGCGCTGGGTCCCCATCGTCCCCGACGAGGCCCGCACCTTCGGCATGGAGTCCCTCTTCCCGACGGCCGGTCTCTACTCCCCCAAGGGCGCGACCTACGACCCGGTCGACCGCGATCAGCTGCTCTGGTACAAGGAAGCCAAGGACGGCCAGATCCTCAACGAGGGCATCACCGAGGCCGGTTCGCTCGCCGACTTCACCGCCGCCGCGACCTCGTACGCGACGCACGGCGAGCCGATGATCCCCTTCTACATCTTCTACTCGATGTTCGGCTGGCAGCGCACCGCCGACCAGTTCTGGGCGCTGGCCGACCAGTTGGGCCGCGGCTTCGTCATCGGCGCCACCGCCGGCCGTACGACGATGACCGGCGAGGGCCTCCAGCACGCCGACGGCCACTCGCACCTGATCGCCTCCACCAACCCGGCGGCGCTCTCCTACGACCCGGCCTTCGCCTACGAGGTCGCGGTGATCGTCAAGGAGGGTCTGCGCCGGATGTACGGCCCGGACGCCGAGGACGTCTTCTACTACCTCACGGTCTACAACGAGACCAAGGTCCAGCCGGCCATGCCGGAGGGCGTCGAAGAGGGCATCCTCAAGGGCCTGTACCGCTTCAACGAGGGCACCAGGCCCGAGGCCGACAGCCCGCAGCTCCAGCTGCTGGCCTCCGGCACCGCCATCCACTGGGCCCTGGAGGCACAGCAGCTGCTGGCCGCCGACTGGGGCGTGGCGGCGGACGTCTGGTCGGCCCCGTCCTGGACGGAGCTGCGGCGCGACGCCCTGGAGTGCGACGCCGCCCGCCTGGAGGGCGAGGACCGCGTGCCGTACGTCACCCGTGCCCTGGCCGGTGCCCCCGGCCCGGTCGTCGCGGTCAGCGACTGGATGCGCGCGGTCCCCGACCAGATCGCCCCCTGGGTCGAGCAGGACTGGACCTCCATCGGCACCGACGGCTTCGGCCTCTCCGACACCCGCGAGGCGGCCCGCCGCCACTTCGGCGTCGACCCGCAGTCGGTGGTCGTCCAGGCGCTCGCCGCCCTGGCCCGTCGCGGCCAGGTCAAGCCGGAGACCGTCAAGGAGGCCAGGGAGCGCTACGGCCTGTGA
- a CDS encoding regulator, with product MTERPPHHTPNRQLAALIAEAGFSNAGLARRVDQLGIEHGLDLRYDKTSVTRWLRGQQPRGTTPALIAEVFTRRLGRRLSAQDLGLDACAPVYAGLEFAATPSEAVDIVSGLWRKDSGSHAELRKIAFTPAGLVVPSRDWLIGRADERVARGETVSDGAVRVPAQGGRAMVPRQRHNDRVDRTQGSRVTSGDIAALRSVGELFRALDHAYGGGHARQALVRYLEHEAEPMLRGSYGEATGRRLFAAAADLTRLAGWTSYDIAAHGLAQRYFVQALRLAQAAGDRAYGSYVLVTMSRQAVYLGHGREAVQLARVAQQGIGSSAPPTVQALLHSAEARGHGVLGEVRACTAALARAERALETVRPGDDTPYWARFFDEAQLADELAHCHRDLQQYRAASQHAERSLQLRAAGFARSRLFCRVVLATARLGLGELEQACTLGAEAALQASEMRSVRAHEYVREFERRLEPYRDAAAVRGYQERVAALG from the coding sequence ATGACGGAACGACCCCCGCACCACACGCCCAACCGCCAGCTCGCCGCGCTCATCGCCGAGGCCGGATTCTCCAATGCCGGGCTGGCCAGACGCGTCGATCAGCTGGGTATCGAGCACGGACTCGACCTCCGTTACGACAAGACGTCGGTGACCCGCTGGCTGCGCGGCCAGCAGCCCAGAGGCACCACCCCCGCACTGATCGCGGAGGTGTTCACCCGCCGGCTGGGGCGCCGGCTGTCCGCCCAGGACCTCGGCCTGGACGCCTGTGCGCCGGTCTACGCCGGGCTGGAGTTCGCCGCGACCCCCAGCGAGGCGGTGGACATCGTCAGCGGCCTGTGGCGCAAGGACTCCGGCAGCCACGCCGAGCTCCGCAAGATCGCCTTCACCCCGGCCGGGCTGGTGGTGCCCAGCCGGGACTGGCTGATCGGCCGCGCCGACGAACGCGTCGCCCGCGGTGAGACCGTCTCCGACGGCGCGGTCCGGGTGCCCGCACAGGGCGGTCGGGCCATGGTGCCGCGCCAGCGCCACAACGACCGGGTCGACCGCACCCAGGGCTCCCGGGTCACCTCCGGCGACATCGCGGCGCTGCGCTCGGTGGGCGAGCTGTTCCGGGCGCTGGACCACGCCTACGGCGGCGGCCACGCCCGGCAGGCCCTGGTGCGCTATCTGGAGCACGAGGCCGAGCCGATGCTGCGCGGCAGCTACGGGGAGGCCACCGGCCGCCGGCTGTTCGCCGCCGCCGCCGATCTGACCCGGCTGGCGGGCTGGACCTCGTACGACATCGCGGCCCACGGCCTGGCGCAGCGGTACTTCGTCCAGGCCCTGAGGCTGGCCCAGGCGGCCGGCGACCGGGCGTACGGGTCCTACGTCCTGGTGACGATGAGCCGGCAGGCCGTCTATCTGGGGCACGGCAGAGAGGCCGTCCAGCTGGCGCGCGTCGCCCAGCAGGGCATCGGCAGCAGCGCACCGCCCACGGTGCAGGCGCTGCTGCACTCCGCGGAGGCCCGCGGCCATGGCGTCCTGGGCGAGGTCCGGGCCTGTACGGCCGCGCTGGCCCGCGCCGAGCGGGCGCTGGAGACCGTCCGCCCCGGCGACGACACCCCGTACTGGGCGCGCTTCTTCGACGAGGCGCAGCTGGCCGACGAGCTGGCGCACTGCCACCGCGATCTCCAGCAGTACCGCGCGGCCTCCCAGCACGCCGAACGCTCCCTCCAGCTGCGGGCGGCCGGGTTCGCCCGCAGCCGGCTCTTCTGCCGGGTGGTGCTGGCGACCGCCCGGCTGGGCCTGGGCGAGCTGGAGCAGGCCTGCACGCTGGGGGCCGAGGCGGCGCTCCAGGCTTCCGAGATGCGGTCCGTACGGGCCCATGAGTACGTCCGGGAGTTCGAGCGCCGACTGGAGCCGTACCGGGACGCGGCGGCGGTCCGGGGGTACCAGGAACGGGTGGCGGCGCTGGGGTGA
- a CDS encoding FAD-dependent oxidoreductase, whose amino-acid sequence MLRTASAVDVVIVGAGPAGLAAARHLTGAGLSVTVLEAAPRIGGRSATDDLDGFRLDRCGRPLAVSAAELRRTPGLGELTPRPFAPGLSLHNGQRTQRISAARSTRGALSAARALSRADRRTERRTDRQAGRPTGRQVARQVGRLTDRRAEQGTDSRRTDRRPDRPAVTPVTPPASATPARPADRPVRDVLAGRPAFPPRTHDALLRPLLGALLCDPQLDGSSRGAAAALRGYAEGGLWLPAGGAAAVPELLAAALPPGTVCTSVQVTAVSTTGVSTAEHGHVPCRAVLVATGAREAAELLPGLRVPAFHPVTVLHHTAAVASGSRGTQARDTALILPTDGPVAYTYAAGAIDPSRTPPGRTLITTAVLGAAAALPLSVLDRTVRHRLDRIYGGHTGDRQLLTAHHHPYAVPAMPAPYDPERTVRVLAGLYVCGDHRDTSTLQGALNSGRRAARAVLQDFGLPGLTTEPDTLPTAA is encoded by the coding sequence GTGCTGCGCACCGCATCGGCCGTGGACGTCGTCATCGTGGGAGCCGGCCCGGCCGGTCTCGCCGCCGCCCGCCATCTGACCGGAGCAGGGCTGTCGGTCACCGTCCTGGAGGCCGCGCCACGGATCGGCGGCCGCTCCGCCACCGACGATCTCGACGGCTTCCGGCTGGACCGCTGTGGGCGGCCGCTGGCCGTCTCCGCCGCCGAGCTGCGCCGTACTCCGGGGCTCGGCGAGCTGACACCGCGTCCGTTCGCCCCCGGTCTGAGCCTCCACAACGGCCAGCGGACGCAGCGGATCAGCGCCGCCCGGAGCACAAGGGGCGCGCTGTCCGCAGCCCGCGCCCTCTCGCGCGCCGACCGTCGTACGGAGCGCCGGACGGACCGTCAGGCGGGCCGTCCGACCGGCCGCCAGGTGGCCCGCCAGGTAGGCCGTCTCACCGACCGGCGGGCCGAACAGGGCACCGACAGCCGCCGTACGGACCGCCGCCCCGACCGGCCCGCCGTCACCCCCGTCACTCCCCCGGCCTCCGCCACCCCCGCCCGGCCCGCCGACCGCCCGGTCCGCGACGTCCTGGCGGGCCGCCCCGCCTTCCCGCCGCGCACCCATGACGCGCTGCTGCGTCCGCTGCTGGGCGCGCTGCTGTGCGATCCGCAGCTGGACGGCTCCAGCCGGGGTGCCGCGGCCGCGCTGCGCGGCTACGCGGAGGGCGGGCTGTGGCTGCCGGCCGGCGGCGCCGCGGCCGTCCCCGAACTGCTCGCCGCCGCCCTGCCACCCGGCACGGTCTGCACGTCCGTGCAGGTCACCGCGGTCTCCACCACCGGCGTCAGCACCGCCGAGCACGGCCATGTCCCCTGCCGGGCGGTGCTGGTGGCGACCGGCGCGCGGGAGGCGGCCGAGCTGCTGCCGGGGCTGCGGGTGCCCGCCTTCCACCCCGTGACCGTGCTGCACCACACCGCGGCGGTGGCCTCCGGAAGCCGCGGCACGCAGGCCCGCGACACGGCGCTGATCCTGCCGACGGACGGCCCGGTCGCGTACACCTATGCCGCCGGTGCGATCGACCCGTCCCGTACGCCGCCGGGCCGGACGCTGATCACCACGGCCGTGCTCGGCGCCGCGGCGGCGCTGCCGCTGTCCGTGCTCGACCGGACGGTCCGGCACCGGCTCGACCGGATCTACGGCGGGCACACCGGGGACCGGCAGCTGCTGACCGCCCATCACCACCCGTATGCGGTCCCCGCGATGCCCGCACCGTACGACCCGGAGCGCACGGTGCGGGTGCTCGCCGGTCTCTATGTGTGCGGCGACCACCGCGACACCAGCACGCTCCAGGGCGCCCTGAACTCGGGACGGCGCGCGGCCCGCGCCGTCCTCCAGGACTTCGGCCTGCCCGGCCTCACGACGGAACCGGACACCCTGCCCACGGCGGCCTGA